One Alosa alosa isolate M-15738 ecotype Scorff River chromosome 22, AALO_Geno_1.1, whole genome shotgun sequence DNA segment encodes these proteins:
- the vps25 gene encoding vacuolar protein-sorting-associated protein 25, with protein sequence MSFEWPWQYNFPPFFTLQPNVDTRQKQLAAWCSLALSYCRHRKLYTLDVLEAQESPLFNNKKIERKLSVEAIQVIFEELRKKGNLEWSDKSKSRCLIMWRSPEEWGKLIYQWVSKNGMVNSVFTLYELANGDDTESEEFHGLEEGMLLRSLQALQTDGKAEIITMDDGKGVKFF encoded by the exons ATGAGTTTTGAGTGGCCCTGGCAGTATAATTTCCCCCCGTTTTTCAC ACTACAGCCCAATGTTGACACTCGACAGAAGCAGCTGGCGGCTTGGTGCTCGCTCGCGCTGTCCTACTGTAGACACCGAAAGCTGTACACGCTGGATGTACTCGAGGCCCAGGAGAGCCCGCTATTCAACAACAAGAAAATCGAAA GAAAGCTGTCAGTGGAGGCAATCCAAGTTATCTTTGAAGAACTGAGGAAAAAAG GGAACCTAGAATGGTCGGACAAAAGCAAAAGCCGCTGCCTGATCATGTGGCGATCGCCAGAGGAGTGGGGCAAGCTCATCTACCAATGG gtctcTAAAAACGGCATGGTGAACTCTGTGTTTACTCTCTACGAGCTTGCAAATGGCGATGACACAGAGAGCGAAG AATTCCACGGGCTGGAGGAGGGGATGCTCCTGCGTTCGCTGCAAGCGCTTCAAACGGACGGCAAGGCCGAGATCATCACCATGGACGACGGGAAGGGTGTGAAGTTCTTTTGA